A portion of the Thalassotalea sp. LPB0316 genome contains these proteins:
- the ftsE gene encoding cell division ATP-binding protein FtsE, with protein sequence MIEFNNVSKTYPGGFLALKQVSFKVDSGEMAFLTGHSGAGKSTLLKLISLMEKPSSGSININGTELANIKYQDIPYVRRGIGMIFQNHNLLMDRTVFDNVALPLVIEGFSAKEIKKRVETALEKVHLLEKIRCYPYMLSGGEQQRVGIARAIVNKPPIILADEPTGNLDPKLSLEIIKLFEDFNAVGVSVLIATHDLGLIARMKYRTLTLKQGNMINDGVVEGLNLGGEHG encoded by the coding sequence ATGATAGAATTTAATAACGTTAGTAAAACATATCCCGGTGGTTTTCTCGCGCTAAAGCAAGTCAGCTTTAAGGTAGACTCTGGCGAAATGGCTTTTCTCACTGGTCACTCTGGTGCGGGTAAAAGTACGTTATTAAAACTCATCTCGCTAATGGAAAAACCGAGTAGCGGCAGTATCAATATCAATGGTACTGAACTTGCCAATATCAAATATCAGGACATCCCCTATGTTCGCCGCGGTATTGGCATGATTTTCCAAAACCACAACTTACTGATGGATCGCACGGTTTTTGACAACGTCGCCCTACCGCTAGTCATTGAGGGCTTTAGTGCAAAAGAAATTAAAAAGCGCGTTGAAACAGCGTTGGAAAAAGTTCACTTATTAGAGAAAATTCGCTGTTATCCTTATATGCTTTCTGGGGGTGAGCAACAACGTGTTGGTATCGCACGTGCCATCGTCAACAAGCCACCTATTATCCTTGCCGATGAACCAACGGGTAACCTAGATCCCAAGTTATCACTTGAAATTATTAAACTGTTTGAAGACTTTAATGCCGTCGGTGTATCGGTGCTGATTGCGACCCATGATCTGGGATTGATTGCCAGAATGAAATATCGCACCCTGACCCTAAAACAAGGCAACATGATCAACGATGGTGTAGTTGAAGGGTTAAACTTGGGAGGTGAGCATGGCTAA
- the ftsY gene encoding signal recognition particle-docking protein FtsY, translating into MSKKKGLFSWLGLGSKDQEETVKQQEDEQVVESQEASEQVVAPSETEAVETPPEVEETVAEPEPEPEPEPEPEPEPEPEPEPEPEPEPEPEPEPEPEPEPEPEPEPEPEPKLGFFARLKSGLSKTRQSIGGGIFDLFRGKKIDDELFEELEEHLLLADVGVDTTTRIIDSLTESANRKQLKDAEALYDLLKQELKNTIAPVDQPLNIDNADGPFVILMVGVNGVGKTTTIGKLAKQYQAQGKSVMLAAGDTFRAAAVEQLQVWGERNDIPVIAQHTGADSASVIFDALSAAKARNVDVLIADTAGRLQNKGHLMEELKKVVRVMKKIDENAPHEVMLTLDAGTGQNALSQAQLFKEAVDLSGITLSKLDGTAKGGVIFAIADKYQIPIRYLGVGEGIDDLRPFVADDFIDALFEREE; encoded by the coding sequence ATGAGCAAAAAGAAAGGTTTATTTTCCTGGTTAGGATTAGGCAGTAAGGACCAAGAAGAAACGGTTAAACAACAGGAAGATGAGCAAGTCGTTGAAAGCCAAGAGGCTTCTGAACAGGTTGTAGCGCCCAGTGAAACCGAAGCAGTTGAAACTCCCCCTGAAGTTGAAGAAACTGTTGCAGAGCCAGAGCCAGAGCCAGAGCCAGAGCCAGAGCCAGAGCCAGAGCCAGAGCCAGAGCCAGAGCCAGAGCCAGAGCCAGAGCCAGAGCCAGAGCCAGAGCCAGAGCCAGAGCCAGAGCCAGAGCCAGAGCCAGAGCCAGAGCCAGAGCCAAAACTAGGCTTTTTCGCCCGTTTAAAGTCAGGTTTATCAAAAACTCGCCAAAGTATCGGTGGTGGAATTTTTGATTTATTTCGCGGCAAAAAAATTGACGACGAATTATTTGAAGAGCTCGAAGAACATTTACTATTAGCAGACGTCGGCGTTGATACCACAACGCGAATCATCGATTCGTTAACTGAATCAGCCAACCGCAAGCAACTTAAAGACGCAGAAGCACTCTACGATTTGTTAAAGCAAGAGCTGAAAAACACCATAGCGCCTGTTGATCAGCCACTAAATATCGATAACGCCGATGGCCCGTTCGTTATTTTAATGGTCGGTGTTAACGGTGTTGGTAAAACCACGACTATTGGTAAGTTGGCAAAACAATACCAAGCCCAAGGCAAATCAGTGATGTTAGCCGCTGGTGATACCTTCCGAGCCGCCGCAGTGGAACAATTACAAGTATGGGGCGAGCGCAACGATATTCCAGTTATCGCTCAACATACCGGCGCAGATAGTGCTTCGGTAATCTTTGACGCATTAAGTGCGGCTAAAGCCAGAAATGTCGATGTTCTCATTGCCGATACCGCGGGTCGTTTACAAAACAAAGGTCACTTAATGGAAGAACTGAAGAAAGTTGTTCGAGTGATGAAAAAAATCGATGAAAACGCGCCACATGAAGTCATGCTGACATTAGATGCCGGCACCGGGCAAAATGCCCTAAGCCAAGCGCAACTCTTTAAAGAGGCGGTTGATTTATCAGGCATTACACTATCAAAGTTAGATGGTACTGCTAAAGGTGGTGTGATTTTTGCGATTGCCGATAAATACCAAATTCCAATTCGTTACCTAGGCGTTGGTGAAGGTATTGATGACTTGCGCCCATTCGTTGCCGATGATTTTATCGATGCGTTATTTGAGCGTGAAGAATAG
- the rsmD gene encoding 16S rRNA (guanine(966)-N(2))-methyltransferase RsmD has product MAKQRSSKKSTSGSIRIIAGMHRGRKLPVLDAQGLRPTTDRVKETVFNWLMPYCRESDCLDCFAGAGSLGFEALSRGANSVVMCELDKSAAQQLTRNAKLLNAENVQVIQGDALTYLRQPPQAKDIIFIDPPFRQGLAEKAINEVDKGWLKPNGLVYLEVESELQLSNLPSSWCLLKEKVAGQVAYRLYQKTT; this is encoded by the coding sequence ATGGCAAAACAACGTTCAAGTAAAAAATCAACTTCAGGCTCTATTCGAATAATTGCTGGCATGCATCGCGGCAGAAAGTTACCCGTGCTTGACGCACAAGGCTTGCGACCAACGACCGATCGGGTAAAAGAAACCGTGTTTAACTGGCTAATGCCCTATTGCCGAGAAAGTGACTGCCTCGATTGCTTTGCCGGTGCCGGCTCTCTGGGTTTTGAAGCCTTATCTCGCGGCGCAAATAGTGTGGTGATGTGCGAATTGGATAAGTCAGCTGCCCAACAACTAACGCGCAACGCTAAGCTCCTAAATGCAGAGAATGTTCAAGTAATACAAGGAGATGCGTTAACTTACCTGCGACAACCACCTCAGGCGAAAGACATCATTTTTATCGATCCACCATTTAGGCAAGGCTTAGCAGAAAAGGCTATCAACGAAGTAGATAAGGGGTGGCTAAAACCCAATGGCTTAGTGTATCTAGAAGTTGAATCAGAATTACAGTTGTCTAACTTGCCGTCTAGTTGGTGCTTGCTCAAAGAAAAAGTGGCTGGGCAGGTCGCTTACCGACTATACCAAAAGACAACTTAA
- a CDS encoding YjaG family protein — protein sequence MTVNLSRLNHWQQVAFSAALMERMLPNLFMFYEVTEFGEPKLLRNQLDLVWQWLDKNQSCKINYNAQLAKLEPLIPDPEQFDSFGVFPAIDVTMAMISLLQGMQDKELENFDNVAQLSLNSVNFYCELELSEHEELEQAELDQAIEQHPLMQWELATQQQLFDFIANAPETKASCKEAKAMVLEEGMSNLGIEIS from the coding sequence GTGACAGTCAACTTATCTCGCTTGAATCATTGGCAACAAGTCGCTTTTAGCGCAGCGCTTATGGAGCGCATGTTACCGAATTTATTCATGTTTTATGAAGTAACGGAATTTGGTGAGCCAAAATTATTGCGCAACCAACTCGATTTGGTTTGGCAATGGTTAGACAAAAATCAATCGTGCAAAATTAATTACAATGCACAGCTTGCCAAGCTAGAGCCGCTGATCCCCGATCCTGAGCAATTTGACAGTTTTGGTGTCTTTCCCGCGATCGATGTCACCATGGCGATGATTTCGTTATTACAAGGGATGCAAGACAAAGAGCTAGAGAACTTTGACAACGTCGCCCAATTGTCGCTCAATTCGGTTAATTTCTATTGCGAACTAGAGCTTTCCGAACACGAAGAGCTAGAGCAAGCAGAGCTTGACCAAGCAATTGAGCAACACCCGCTGATGCAGTGGGAGTTAGCAACCCAACAACAGTTGTTTGACTTTATTGCTAATGCGCCAGAAACCAAAGCTAGCTGTAAGGAAGCAAAAGCAATGGTATTAGAGGAAGGCATGTCTAATTTAGGCATTGAAATTAGCTAA
- a CDS encoding transporter substrate-binding domain-containing protein: protein MNLLKRIIIFSCLFSYHLAAETFSLEVVAVEYPPFTTLNNKSGGIAFELLESRLANSHVTASPLFLPPARAARYLSEGPWCASFYPIRNTNDYKSFALSQEKVKIGLVRLKQQGDFAWTALEQLKGQTVALLRTSDNSTFLQEFENAGIEVAFAESPQAIVMMVLLSRVDLGLADSWSFESLEAENKAKLQFSTTSLFETPITLHVHDRCITQYQKAAETNLIN from the coding sequence GTGAATTTATTAAAACGAATAATAATCTTCAGTTGTTTGTTTTCCTATCACTTAGCCGCCGAAACATTTAGTTTGGAAGTTGTCGCAGTTGAGTATCCGCCTTTTACAACGCTTAACAACAAAAGCGGCGGCATTGCGTTTGAATTGCTAGAAAGTCGATTAGCAAATTCCCATGTTACTGCTAGCCCGTTGTTTTTGCCACCAGCACGCGCCGCTCGCTACCTTAGTGAAGGTCCGTGGTGCGCCAGTTTTTATCCGATAAGAAACACTAATGATTACAAGAGCTTTGCTTTATCTCAAGAGAAGGTGAAGATCGGACTCGTGCGTTTAAAGCAACAAGGAGACTTTGCGTGGACGGCGCTAGAGCAGCTAAAAGGTCAGACAGTTGCACTGCTAAGAACAAGTGATAACTCAACATTTCTTCAAGAATTTGAGAATGCAGGTATTGAGGTAGCTTTTGCTGAATCGCCTCAAGCTATTGTTATGATGGTTCTTTTATCTCGTGTCGACTTAGGGTTAGCCGATTCATGGTCGTTTGAGAGTTTAGAAGCAGAGAATAAGGCAAAATTACAGTTTTCCACTACATCATTATTTGAGACCCCAATAACCCTGCACGTCCATGATCGATGCATAACTCAATATCAAAAAGCAGCTGAAACCAACCTCATTAATTAA
- a CDS encoding SapC family protein, which produces MANFAPVKKESHQNLKVATQRGLPDISNQHIIATHAREFPQLATSFPIFLIKDGERFRPVLMTGLEAGENLYYKDGVLDSLFMPQALALAPFSLGLDPEKEKTLTTCVDLDSEYVGEDKDLPLFDEKGEETQLFKNIQEALGDLYNSEVLTEKFVKELVDHELLAELQLNIDYATGEKKKLVGLFGIDEQKLQALSDEKILDFTKRGIFVPMHAMLLSLGQINRLAKLRNETDGKKVVSLRVAPADAEEQQAANA; this is translated from the coding sequence ATGGCTAACTTTGCCCCAGTTAAAAAAGAATCACACCAAAACTTAAAAGTTGCTACACAACGTGGCTTACCAGATATTTCAAACCAACACATTATCGCGACACACGCTCGTGAATTCCCACAATTAGCAACAAGCTTCCCTATTTTCTTAATCAAAGACGGTGAGCGTTTCCGCCCAGTATTAATGACCGGCTTAGAAGCTGGCGAGAACTTATACTACAAAGACGGCGTATTAGATTCGTTATTCATGCCACAAGCATTAGCATTAGCACCATTTAGCTTAGGTTTAGATCCTGAAAAAGAAAAAACACTAACCACATGTGTTGACTTAGATAGCGAATACGTTGGTGAAGACAAAGACTTACCTTTATTCGACGAAAAAGGTGAAGAAACACAGTTATTCAAAAACATTCAAGAAGCATTAGGCGACTTATACAATAGCGAAGTGTTAACTGAAAAGTTTGTTAAAGAACTCGTCGATCACGAGTTACTTGCTGAACTACAACTTAACATCGATTACGCAACAGGCGAGAAGAAGAAACTTGTTGGTTTATTCGGTATCGATGAGCAAAAATTACAAGCGTTATCAGATGAAAAGATCCTCGACTTTACTAAGCGTGGCATTTTTGTTCCTATGCACGCAATGCTACTTTCTTTAGGCCAAATCAATCGTTTAGCTAAATTGCGCAACGAAACAGATGGTAAGAAAGTCGTTAGCTTGCGCGTTGCACCAGCCGACGCTGAAGAGCAACAAGCGGCAAACGCATAA
- a CDS encoding EamA family transporter, producing MLALVFVSLLWAFSFGIIKGELTDLPPSLVAHLRLLLSFLVFLPIALWLRKMTISYKLIVLGCIQFGVMYIAYIFSYQYLPGYLVAVLTIFTPLYVMLFDAILRKQFNSHWFLPIILSIVGAGVLVYRESNAEQWLVGFLILQVANLAFAFGQIYYQHYAKQTTTLAQHTSNMTNMYFGAAVFSGLVMLSQLGSSVGQVAISERQIYFLLYLGVIASGFGFFLWNWGAKQVSPSTLAIMNNGYVPLAILLSFTVFDEQVDLIRLVIGTSLIVLSLVWAYKQQGRT from the coding sequence TTGCTCGCTTTAGTTTTTGTTTCGCTGTTATGGGCATTTTCATTTGGTATTATCAAAGGTGAGCTCACTGATTTACCACCCTCACTTGTCGCCCACCTGAGGCTTTTATTAAGTTTCTTGGTGTTTTTGCCGATCGCGCTTTGGTTGAGAAAAATGACAATCTCCTACAAGTTAATAGTGCTTGGCTGTATTCAATTTGGCGTCATGTACATCGCCTATATTTTTTCTTACCAATATTTACCCGGCTATTTAGTTGCCGTACTCACTATCTTCACGCCGCTTTACGTCATGTTATTTGATGCCATCTTGAGAAAACAATTTAACAGCCATTGGTTTTTACCCATTATATTATCGATCGTAGGTGCTGGTGTTTTAGTTTACCGAGAAAGTAATGCCGAGCAGTGGCTTGTTGGTTTTTTGATTTTGCAAGTCGCTAATCTCGCCTTTGCCTTTGGCCAGATCTATTATCAACACTACGCTAAACAGACGACGACATTAGCTCAGCACACCAGCAATATGACGAACATGTATTTCGGCGCTGCCGTTTTTTCAGGGCTCGTTATGCTCTCTCAGTTAGGTAGTTCCGTTGGACAAGTAGCCATTAGCGAGCGTCAAATTTACTTTCTCTTGTATCTTGGAGTCATTGCCTCCGGTTTTGGCTTCTTCTTGTGGAATTGGGGCGCAAAGCAAGTATCACCTTCTACGTTAGCCATTATGAACAATGGTTATGTGCCACTGGCGATACTGTTATCGTTTACCGTATTTGATGAACAAGTAGACTTAATCAGGTTGGTTATAGGCACTAGCCTAATCGTGCTAAGCTTAGTTTGGGCATACAAACAGCAAGGGAGAACTTAA
- a CDS encoding AMP-binding protein: MTTNSALALQHHHLADFVEDTLAKHADKPAYSCLGQTLTFAEIEQKSRALASFLQNHPAINEGDRIAIQLPNLIQYPIAAYGALRAGLILVNTNPLYTPREMQHQFKDSGAKALVILEDLLPKFEAIQNDVDIELVITTKAPDLLMPEGQDAPANCVSFNAILAQHQNADLKPRQTSAGDDDCVLQYTGGTTGVSKGARLSHHNIIANSAQVFDRLGDKCIEGEETFVCPLPLYHIYAFTVNMVMFFSRGCLNVLIPNPRDLDAFVKQIAPFQFTGFAGINTLFVGLCHHEGFKALDFSKLKLTISGGTALTSSAVDIWRQVTGCSITEGYGLSETSPVLCLNTPDHEVLGTVGKPLSDTEIELWDDNDQVVDEGQIVARGPQVMSGYWNMPEETAKVMKDGFFKTGDVGIRLETGEIKIVDRLKDMIIVSGFNVYPNEVEDVLTKHNSVLEAAVIGESDDKTGEKVAAYITVEGEVDPEAIIEHCREHLTAYKVPKKVVILDELPKSTVGKILRRELRSA, translated from the coding sequence ATGACAACGAACTCTGCACTAGCATTACAACATCATCACTTGGCTGATTTCGTCGAGGATACATTAGCCAAACATGCTGACAAACCAGCATACTCATGCTTAGGGCAAACCTTAACCTTTGCTGAAATCGAGCAAAAATCACGTGCCTTAGCAAGCTTTTTGCAAAATCACCCTGCGATCAATGAAGGCGATCGCATTGCAATTCAATTACCTAATTTGATTCAATATCCGATAGCTGCTTATGGTGCATTGCGTGCTGGCTTGATCTTAGTAAATACTAACCCTTTGTATACACCACGTGAAATGCAGCACCAATTTAAAGATTCAGGTGCTAAGGCTTTAGTCATTCTAGAAGACTTATTACCTAAGTTCGAAGCGATTCAAAATGACGTCGATATTGAGCTGGTGATCACCACAAAAGCACCAGATTTATTAATGCCAGAGGGACAAGATGCGCCAGCAAATTGTGTGAGTTTTAATGCGATTTTAGCGCAACATCAAAACGCGGATTTAAAGCCGCGTCAAACAAGCGCTGGTGATGATGATTGTGTGCTGCAATATACCGGTGGCACAACCGGCGTTTCGAAGGGGGCTCGCTTAAGCCATCACAATATTATTGCTAACTCTGCACAAGTATTTGATCGATTAGGTGATAAATGTATAGAAGGCGAAGAAACGTTTGTTTGTCCACTGCCGCTCTACCACATTTATGCTTTTACCGTGAACATGGTGATGTTCTTTTCTCGCGGCTGCTTAAATGTCCTTATTCCTAATCCACGTGATTTAGATGCCTTTGTTAAACAAATAGCACCATTTCAGTTTACCGGCTTTGCTGGGATCAACACGTTGTTTGTTGGTTTGTGTCATCACGAAGGATTTAAAGCGTTAGACTTTTCTAAATTGAAGCTAACCATTTCAGGCGGTACGGCGTTAACGTCTTCGGCAGTCGATATTTGGCGTCAGGTAACCGGTTGCTCGATTACTGAAGGCTATGGGTTATCAGAAACGTCACCTGTGCTTTGCTTAAATACGCCAGATCACGAAGTTTTAGGCACTGTTGGTAAGCCACTTAGTGATACCGAAATTGAACTTTGGGACGATAACGACCAAGTGGTTGATGAAGGTCAAATCGTTGCCCGTGGTCCGCAGGTAATGAGCGGCTATTGGAATATGCCTGAAGAAACAGCCAAAGTGATGAAAGATGGCTTCTTTAAAACAGGTGATGTCGGTATTCGCCTTGAAACAGGTGAAATTAAAATTGTTGATCGCTTAAAAGATATGATCATCGTATCTGGTTTTAACGTCTACCCTAATGAAGTTGAAGACGTTCTGACTAAGCATAACTCGGTACTAGAAGCTGCGGTTATTGGTGAGAGTGACGACAAAACAGGTGAAAAAGTCGCTGCTTACATCACGGTTGAGGGCGAGGTTGATCCTGAGGCTATTATCGAGCACTGTCGCGAACACTTAACGGCTTACAAAGTGCCGAAAAAAGTGGTTATCTTAGATGAGTTACCAAAATCAACTGTTGGTAAAATTTTGCGTCGAGAGTTGCGCTCTGCATAA